The Gemmatimonadota bacterium DH-78 region GCGACGAGCCCGCCTGCTCGAAGCCCGACCAGAAGATGGCCGAGAGCACGAACAGCCAGAAGATCACCAGCAGCCGCTTGTTCTCGGCGGGGGTGTGCCCGCCGAAGGCCCAGAGATAGACGAAGAAGCCGACCGCGAGCACCAGAATGCCGTACCCGAGCCAGGTGGCCACCTGCTGGATCGTCATGGGGATCGTGCCGGCGTACACCAGCCATCCGAAGAACACGACCGCGGCGAGGGCGAGTGCGAAGCGCACGAAGAAGCCGGTCTCCATGGATCGGAGCTGCTCCGGGGTGCGGTCGGTCTCCAGTTCGCCGGCGCCCTCGAGGTGGCGGATGCCCATGCGGTACTGGATCAGCCCGGCCACCATCCCGACGCCGGCGAGGGAGAACCCGAGGTGCCACATGCCCGACCACTCCATCGAACCCACGCTGAAGCCCTCGCCCAGCGCGCCGCAGAGGATCGGCCCCAGCAGGGCTCCGACGTTGATCCCCATGTAGAAGATCGAGAAGCCCGCGTCGCGCCGCGCTCCCCCCTCCGGGTAGAGATCCCCGACGATGGCCGAGACGTTCGGCTTCAGCAGCCCGGTGCCCATGACGATGAGCACCAGACCCAGGAAGAAGGTGAACATCGACGGCACGGCCATGCTGAAGTGCCCGGCCGCGATGATCCATCCACCCACGTACACCGACTTCCGCTTGCCCCAGAGGTTGTCGGCGATCCAGCCGCCGGGCAGTGCCAGCAGATACACCAGCGAGGTGTAGAGCCCGTAGATGGCGGTGGCGGTACCGACGTCGAGGCCGAGACCTGGATTGTCTCCGACCGTGGCCGCGGTCATGAAGAGAATCAGGAGCGCGCGCATCCCGTAGTACGAGAAGCGCTCCCACATCTCGGTGAAGAAGAGGGTCGCGAGCCCACGGGGGTGTCCGAAGAAGGTCGGTCCCTGGGCGGCGGTGGTGTGGCTGGTCAAGTTCGTGCTCCCGATCCCGGAGGTACGGGCGGCCTCCGGTCTCGGTGGGGCGCCCGAATTCGATCGGGGAACCTACGGCGACCGCGCCACTCCGGCCAGAAACCGAGCGGCGGATTCCTCGGCCCAGAATCGCGGGCGAGCCAGACGACCCGATACGAAGCCGACGTGGCCGCCCTGCTCGGTGATGACCGGGTGGAGCGACGGATTGTTCTGCATGGCACGGAGCGGTACGGCGCTGCGGGGCAGGAAGGGGTCGTCCATCGCATGCAGCAGCAGCGTCGGCACCCGAATGCCGTCGAGGTACCGCGCCGACGAAGACCGGTGGTAGTAGTCAGCGGCGTCGAGGAAGCCGTGCAGCGGCGCGGTGAGCGCGTCGTCGAACGCGCGGATCGTGCGCGCGGCCCTGACGCCTT contains the following coding sequences:
- a CDS encoding peptide MFS transporter — protein: MTSHTTAAQGPTFFGHPRGLATLFFTEMWERFSYYGMRALLILFMTAATVGDNPGLGLDVGTATAIYGLYTSLVYLLALPGGWIADNLWGKRKSVYVGGWIIAAGHFSMAVPSMFTFFLGLVLIVMGTGLLKPNVSAIVGDLYPEGGARRDAGFSIFYMGINVGALLGPILCGALGEGFSVGSMEWSGMWHLGFSLAGVGMVAGLIQYRMGIRHLEGAGELETDRTPEQLRSMETGFFVRFALALAAVVFFGWLVYAGTIPMTIQQVATWLGYGILVLAVGFFVYLWAFGGHTPAENKRLLVIFWLFVLSAIFWSGFEQAGSSLNLFASELTDRNVFGWEMPAAFLQSVNSFFIIILAPLFGSLWVWLSQRNANPSMGAKFGFGLLGLSVGFFVLAWGAANAGPGNLVSPAWLVVTYFFHTVGELALSPVGLSSITKLAPRNRVGQMMGVWFVGVALGNLFAGLVAGSLENLPAADLFRAVAMIVAAAGVIGLAVSPLTRRVTAEVE